The Dehalococcoidia bacterium genome includes a region encoding these proteins:
- a CDS encoding XkdF-like putative serine protease domain-containing protein gives MNHVTVKDESYQQKARRISEAFYDMLNSKSPNGEIFEGFIRDIYPGYLIAETRQGLYKHAYVEDDAGVIAFAAPVKVQETFVASSANESKIVSWLRSGLRLFDSQQTQKSTDSEFQALFTKDVELKVCSEEERTVGGLVLVAGEVDSQNDFWRPEDIRAVALKFMENYQVIDEMHTFIRVAVPVESVYFPTEEEGGQKTYKWYGGEVPAGAWWITVKVNDDDSWVAVKSGKFTGFSIFGVRKTMLQAASKSHTVAKAKDLRLMKGDEWDVVAVALVDKPAVKAAQYYVIKRDGLAGFIAERGKKNSPIINEQGGVAVEDTKTVAKKEGGETTPPKVETATKADVEGLNKALADLMVVVKSQSEVLTAIVTSLKGVATAEQVTLKVKESGETAEAVAKRVETLEAALKKMTRSSNALGVESAEKSDKHEESGKPSWVNTMGGPRK, from the coding sequence GTGAATCATGTGACAGTCAAAGACGAAAGCTATCAGCAAAAGGCTCGCCGGATCTCCGAAGCGTTCTATGACATGCTCAATAGCAAGAGCCCCAACGGTGAGATATTCGAGGGCTTTATCAGAGACATCTACCCCGGTTACCTCATTGCCGAAACTCGGCAAGGCCTCTACAAGCACGCATATGTCGAGGACGATGCCGGTGTAATCGCCTTTGCAGCTCCTGTCAAAGTCCAAGAGACCTTTGTTGCCTCCAGCGCCAACGAGAGCAAGATCGTTTCCTGGCTCAGATCCGGCCTTCGGCTCTTCGATAGTCAGCAAACCCAGAAGTCCACTGACTCAGAGTTTCAAGCTCTGTTCACCAAAGACGTGGAGTTGAAGGTTTGTTCCGAGGAGGAGCGGACAGTAGGCGGTTTGGTGCTGGTCGCCGGTGAGGTGGATTCGCAGAATGACTTCTGGAGACCGGAAGATATTCGAGCAGTTGCCCTGAAGTTCATGGAGAATTACCAGGTTATTGATGAGATGCACACGTTCATCCGGGTGGCCGTCCCGGTCGAGAGCGTCTATTTTCCAACCGAGGAAGAAGGCGGCCAGAAGACGTACAAGTGGTATGGCGGTGAAGTTCCTGCCGGTGCTTGGTGGATCACCGTGAAGGTCAATGACGACGATTCCTGGGTGGCGGTCAAGAGCGGCAAGTTCACCGGATTCTCCATCTTTGGCGTCCGGAAGACTATGCTCCAGGCGGCATCGAAGTCCCATACCGTGGCTAAAGCCAAAGACCTTCGGCTTATGAAGGGCGATGAATGGGATGTAGTAGCCGTGGCTCTTGTCGATAAGCCTGCTGTCAAGGCAGCTCAATACTATGTGATCAAGCGAGATGGTCTTGCCGGGTTCATCGCTGAGCGCGGGAAGAAGAACTCGCCGATTATTAACGAACAGGGAGGTGTTGCAGTGGAAGATACGAAAACTGTGGCCAAGAAAGAGGGAGGCGAGACAACTCCTCCCAAAGTGGAGACTGCCACCAAGGCAGACGTCGAGGGTTTGAATAAGGCACTTGCAGACCTGATGGTTGTGGTCAAGTCGCAGAGCGAAGTTCTGACCGCTATCGTCACGTCCTTGAAGGGCGTGGCAACGGCTGAGCAGGTTACCCTGAAGGTCAAAGAGTCTGGTGAGACTGCCGAGGCTGTGGCCAAGCGCGTTGAGACTCTGGAGGCCGCGCTGAAGAAGATGACCCGCTCGTCTAACGCCCTCGGCGTTGAGTCGGCGGAGAAATCCGATAAGCATGAAGAATCCGGCAAGCCATCGTGGGTCAACACGATGGGCGGACCGAGAAAATAG
- a CDS encoding restriction endonuclease subunit S: MSPTWPNVRLGEVLRRSEETVVLQPDGEYRELTVKLWGKGVILRGIVTGAEVASSRRFVAHAGQFILSRIDARNGALGVVPDELDGAIVTSDFPVFSIDESKLLPSFMRWMSRTAGFVEMCQGVSEGTTNRVRLQESIFLNLEIPLPLLAEQRRIVARIEDLMAQIEEAKALRKKTETEEQCMMEAVFSSIIQNVRRQPLREVAPIVRRSVAVDAFAEYLELGIRSFGKGTFHKPPLSGVALGSKRLYQIHPGDLIFNNVFAWEGAVAVVRAEDAGRFGSHRFITCVPKVGVCTSHFLCFFFLTKEGLSLLGEASPGGAGRNRTLGLEALARITVPVPDYRLQVWFDNLQAEVDTLRRLQGDTAAELDALLPSILDRAFKGEM, encoded by the coding sequence ATGAGCCCGACGTGGCCCAACGTGCGGTTGGGAGAGGTGCTACGGCGCAGCGAAGAGACCGTTGTGTTACAGCCTGACGGCGAGTATCGCGAACTCACCGTCAAGCTTTGGGGCAAAGGAGTTATCCTGCGCGGCATCGTCACGGGCGCGGAGGTGGCGTCGTCGCGCCGCTTCGTCGCACATGCCGGGCAATTCATTCTATCGCGGATTGATGCGCGCAACGGTGCGCTGGGGGTCGTGCCAGACGAGCTAGATGGAGCAATTGTCACTAGTGATTTCCCCGTCTTCAGCATTGATGAGAGCAAGTTGCTGCCATCGTTTATGAGATGGATGAGTCGCACGGCGGGCTTTGTCGAGATGTGCCAAGGGGTGAGTGAGGGGACCACAAATCGCGTGCGTTTGCAGGAGAGCATCTTTCTCAATCTTGAAATCCCCTTGCCGTTGTTGGCAGAGCAGCGGCGGATCGTGGCTCGGATTGAAGACCTGATGGCACAAATTGAGGAGGCAAAAGCTCTAAGGAAGAAAACTGAAACCGAAGAGCAATGCATGATGGAGGCCGTCTTCTCGTCGATCATCCAGAACGTAAGGAGACAGCCTCTCCGGGAAGTGGCACCGATAGTTAGACGATCTGTTGCCGTTGATGCCTTTGCCGAGTACCTGGAGCTGGGGATCCGATCATTTGGCAAAGGCACCTTCCACAAGCCACCGCTCAGTGGTGTAGCCCTTGGGTCAAAACGACTATATCAGATCCATCCGGGTGATCTGATATTCAACAATGTTTTTGCATGGGAGGGTGCGGTAGCAGTCGTGCGAGCGGAGGATGCAGGAAGATTTGGGTCACATCGCTTCATCACGTGTGTCCCCAAAGTGGGAGTTTGCACAAGTCACTTCCTTTGTTTCTTCTTTCTGACAAAAGAGGGCCTCTCTCTCCTTGGCGAAGCCTCTCCCGGCGGTGCCGGCCGCAATCGAACCTTGGGTTTGGAAGCGCTTGCTCGCATTACTGTGCCGGTTCCGGATTATCGCTTGCAGGTATGGTTCGACAACCTGCAAGCTGAAGTGGACACGCTAAGGCGCTTGCAAGGGGATACTGCCGCTGAACTGGATGCTCTTCTTCCCTCCATCCTTGACCGGGCGTTTAAGGGAGAAATGTGA